A window of the Acidovorax sp. YS12 genome harbors these coding sequences:
- a CDS encoding cytochrome c oxidase assembly protein — MGMPRENRAMLAKLGVVALGMFAFGYGLVPLYQRICEATGINILALSERQVPGNATAQPANTQVDTSRTITVEFDANAHGPWVFKPAQPALQVHPGELATVVYEFQNVQDRRMAAQAVPSYAPRQAAAYFNKLECFCFNQYQLDPGEKRQWPVTFVVDPRISHDVKTITLSYTFFEVGGRALPAPQAAVSLPGAEAGS; from the coding sequence ATGGGCATGCCACGCGAAAACAGGGCGATGCTGGCCAAGCTGGGCGTGGTGGCGCTGGGCATGTTCGCCTTCGGCTACGGGCTGGTGCCGCTGTACCAGCGCATCTGCGAGGCCACGGGCATCAACATCCTGGCCCTGTCGGAGCGCCAGGTGCCCGGCAACGCCACGGCGCAGCCCGCCAATACCCAGGTGGATACCAGCCGCACCATCACCGTCGAGTTCGACGCCAATGCGCACGGCCCCTGGGTCTTCAAGCCCGCGCAGCCGGCCTTGCAGGTGCACCCGGGGGAGCTCGCCACCGTGGTGTACGAGTTCCAGAACGTGCAGGACCGCCGCATGGCCGCCCAGGCCGTGCCCAGCTACGCGCCACGCCAGGCGGCGGCGTACTTCAACAAGCTGGAGTGCTTCTGCTTCAACCAGTACCAGCTCGACCCGGGCGAGAAGCGCCAGTGGCCGGTGACCTTCGTGGTCGATCCGCGCATCTCGCACGACGTCAAGACCATCACCCTGTCCTACACCTTCTTCGAGGTGGGCGGGCGCGCGTTGCCCGCGCCGCAGGCGGCGGTGTCCTTGCCGGGCGCGGAGGCCGGGTCATGA
- the coxB gene encoding cytochrome c oxidase subunit II — MSTISNMLATGLLLAGSWASSVAHAVQDLPGGPAVRQLNLHPPVTRIAQEQHFLHWMMLVICTLIFVAVFAVMFYSIWKHRKSRGAQAANFHESVVVELAWTIVPFLIIILMALPATKVLVAQKDTTNADLTVKVTGYQWKWGYDYLRGEGEGLAYISTLDSSHRAMSSSGNVANAPADYLLKVDYPLVVPVDKKVRVITTANDVIHSFMVPAFGIKQDAIPGFVRDTWFRAERVGDYYGQCAELCGKEHAYMPIHVRVLSAQDYSAWVAEEKKKAAAKQDDPAKVWTLADILPRGEKVYAANCAACHQANGKGAGAIKPLDGSAIVRDEDHARQLQVVLRGAANGAMPSWKTLSDTDLAAVVTYTKNAWSNRTGQLVQPAEVVAQRAK, encoded by the coding sequence ATGAGCACCATCTCCAACATGCTGGCGACTGGGCTGCTGCTGGCAGGCTCCTGGGCCAGCAGCGTCGCACATGCCGTGCAGGACCTGCCGGGCGGCCCTGCAGTGCGCCAGTTGAACCTCCATCCACCCGTGACGCGCATCGCGCAGGAGCAGCACTTCCTGCACTGGATGATGCTGGTCATCTGCACGCTGATCTTCGTCGCCGTGTTCGCGGTGATGTTCTACTCGATCTGGAAGCACCGCAAGTCGCGCGGCGCCCAGGCGGCGAATTTCCACGAGTCGGTGGTGGTGGAGCTGGCCTGGACCATCGTGCCCTTTCTCATCATCATCCTGATGGCGCTGCCCGCCACCAAGGTGCTGGTGGCGCAGAAGGACACGACGAACGCCGACCTGACCGTGAAGGTCACCGGCTACCAGTGGAAGTGGGGCTACGACTACCTGCGCGGCGAGGGCGAGGGGCTGGCCTATATCTCGACGCTCGACAGCAGCCACCGCGCCATGTCGAGCAGTGGCAACGTGGCGAACGCGCCCGCGGACTATCTGCTGAAGGTGGACTACCCGCTGGTGGTGCCGGTGGACAAGAAAGTGCGCGTGATCACCACGGCCAACGATGTGATCCACTCCTTCATGGTGCCGGCCTTCGGCATCAAGCAGGATGCCATTCCCGGCTTCGTGCGCGACACCTGGTTCCGCGCCGAGCGCGTGGGCGACTACTACGGCCAGTGCGCCGAGCTGTGCGGCAAGGAGCATGCGTACATGCCCATCCACGTGCGCGTGCTGTCGGCGCAGGACTATTCGGCCTGGGTGGCCGAGGAGAAGAAAAAGGCCGCCGCCAAGCAGGACGACCCGGCCAAGGTCTGGACGCTGGCCGACATCCTGCCGCGCGGCGAGAAGGTGTACGCCGCCAATTGCGCCGCCTGCCACCAGGCCAATGGCAAGGGCGCGGGCGCCATCAAGCCGCTGGACGGCTCGGCCATCGTGCGTGATGAGGACCATGCCAGGCAGCTGCAGGTGGTGCTGCGCGGCGCGGCCAATGGCGCCATGCCGTCGTGGAAAACACTGAGCGACACCGACCTGGCGGCCGTGGTCACATACACCAAGAATGCCTGGTCCAACCGCACGGGCCAGCTGGTGCAGCCCGCCGAGGTCGTGGCCCAGCGGGCGAAATAA
- a CDS encoding DUF2970 domain-containing protein: protein MNAPPPRKGSFLRTVQAVAWSLIGLRQHSAYQQDIEKLHPLHIVLVGLVALLLFVAGLIALVKWIV, encoded by the coding sequence ATGAACGCGCCGCCGCCACGCAAGGGCTCGTTCCTGCGCACGGTGCAGGCGGTGGCCTGGTCGCTCATCGGCCTGCGCCAGCACAGCGCCTACCAGCAGGACATCGAGAAGCTGCACCCGCTGCACATCGTGCTGGTCGGCCTGGTGGCCCTGCTGCTGTTCGTGGCCGGGCTGATCGCGTTGGTGAAGTGGATCGTTTGA
- a CDS encoding cytochrome c oxidase subunit 3, which produces MSASTPGATPHYYVPADSRHPIMAAGGLFFVILGATMWINGHGWGAYSLGLGLAWWLFVLYQWMRDAARESEGGLYGRRIDLSYRWSMSWFIFSEVMFFGAFFTALWWARAHSVPQLANLDNALLWPDFKAVWPSSGVGVTASPAGIVEPFQTVGPLWLPTINTALLLTSGVTLTIAHHALRLGQRARTIGLMWVTVLLGAAFLVLQAYEYHHLYTELNLKLSSGVFGSTFFMLTGFHGFHVFLGMLMLLFITLRLHSGHFTAQRHFGFEGAVWYWHFVDVVWLGLYLLVYWF; this is translated from the coding sequence ATGAGTGCAAGCACCCCCGGCGCAACGCCGCACTACTACGTGCCCGCCGACTCCCGCCACCCCATCATGGCGGCGGGCGGCCTGTTCTTCGTCATCCTCGGCGCCACCATGTGGATCAACGGCCATGGTTGGGGCGCGTATTCGCTGGGCCTGGGGCTGGCCTGGTGGCTGTTCGTGCTGTACCAGTGGATGCGCGACGCCGCGCGCGAGAGCGAGGGCGGGCTGTACGGCCGGCGCATCGACCTGTCGTACCGCTGGAGCATGAGCTGGTTCATCTTCTCCGAGGTCATGTTCTTCGGCGCCTTCTTCACCGCCCTGTGGTGGGCGCGCGCGCACTCGGTGCCGCAGCTCGCCAATCTTGACAACGCGCTGCTGTGGCCGGATTTCAAGGCGGTCTGGCCGAGCAGCGGCGTGGGCGTCACGGCGTCGCCCGCAGGCATCGTCGAGCCGTTCCAGACCGTGGGGCCGCTGTGGCTGCCGACCATCAACACGGCGCTGCTGCTGACCTCGGGCGTCACGCTCACCATCGCCCACCACGCGCTGCGGCTGGGCCAGCGCGCGCGCACCATCGGCCTCATGTGGGTCACCGTGCTGCTCGGGGCCGCGTTTCTGGTGCTGCAAGCCTACGAGTACCACCACCTCTACACCGAACTGAACCTCAAGCTCAGCTCGGGCGTCTTCGGCTCCACCTTCTTCATGCTCACCGGCTTCCACGGCTTCCACGTCTTCCTAGGCATGCTGATGCTGCTGTTCATCACCCTGCGCCTGCACAGCGGCCACTTCACCGCGCAGCGCCACTTCGGCTTCGAGGGCGCCGTGTGGTACTGGCACTTCGTCGATGTGGTGTGGCTGGGGCTGTACCTGCTGGTGTACTGGTTCTGA
- a CDS encoding protoheme IX farnesyltransferase gives MSAVASQSLPSRLSQFYVLTKPRVVQLIVFCAFIGMVLAVPGMPSGAQWGLMALASLGIWLVAGAAAAFNCLVERGIDARMKRTAWRPTARGELTSLQALAFSSLLCVAGSALLYWAVNPLTMWLTLATFVGYAVVYTLVLKPLTPQNIVIGGASGAMPPVLGWSAMTGDVGPEALILFLIIFLWTPPHFWALALYRVEDYRKSGLPMLPVTHGNEFTRLQVFLYTLILFAGCLMPFVYGMSSWIYLAAAVLLGLGFCGYGFALWRRYSDTLARKTFRFSLIHLSLLFAALLVDHYVL, from the coding sequence ATGAGTGCCGTTGCCTCCCAGTCGCTGCCTTCGCGGCTGTCCCAGTTCTACGTGCTGACCAAGCCGCGCGTGGTGCAGCTCATCGTCTTCTGCGCCTTCATCGGCATGGTGCTGGCCGTGCCCGGCATGCCCTCGGGCGCCCAGTGGGGGCTGATGGCGCTGGCCAGCCTGGGCATCTGGCTGGTGGCCGGGGCGGCGGCGGCGTTCAACTGCCTGGTGGAGCGCGGCATCGACGCGCGCATGAAGCGCACCGCCTGGCGCCCCACGGCGCGGGGCGAGCTGACGAGCCTGCAGGCGCTGGCGTTCTCCAGCCTGCTGTGCGTGGCCGGCTCGGCCCTGCTGTACTGGGCGGTGAACCCGCTGACCATGTGGCTCACGCTGGCCACCTTCGTTGGCTACGCGGTGGTCTACACCCTGGTGCTCAAGCCGCTGACGCCGCAGAACATCGTCATCGGCGGCGCCTCCGGGGCCATGCCGCCGGTGCTCGGCTGGTCTGCCATGACGGGGGACGTGGGGCCCGAGGCGCTGATCCTGTTCCTCATCATCTTCCTGTGGACGCCGCCGCATTTCTGGGCCCTGGCGCTGTACCGCGTGGAGGACTACCGCAAGTCCGGCCTGCCCATGCTGCCGGTGACGCACGGGAACGAATTCACGCGCCTGCAGGTCTTTCTCTATACCTTGATCCTGTTCGCGGGCTGCCTCATGCCTTTTGTGTATGGTATGAGCTCGTGGATCTACCTTGCTGCGGCGGTGCTCCTGGGCCTGGGCTTCTGCGGCTACGGCTTCGCGCTGTGGCGCAGGTACTCCGATACGCTGGCGCGCAAGACCTTCCGTTTTTCCCTGATCCACCTGAGCCTGCTGTTCGCGGCACTGCTGGTGGATCACTACGTTCTGTGA
- a CDS encoding biotin synthase: MSEQLPPTIDPVAAARWQSVAPAASPWLHEEVARRMQERLQWIRQAPAAWCHWEPVRGGLESHALVAQRYPQAACAVYEHPAREAAAREALGARWWARWRTAAARFGLPDAASVQMLWSNMALHTAADPQALIAQWHRAIAVDGFLMFSCLGPDTVRELHALYRDLGWPPAGHALTDMHDWGDMLVQGGFAEPVVDMERITLTFATPQRALQELRELGVNLHPQRFAGLRGRGWRARLEQAMAQRLASPRHDGQIALTFEVVYGHAFKPAPRVRVEASSAISLQDMRAMLRERT; the protein is encoded by the coding sequence ATGTCCGAGCAGCTTCCTCCCACCATCGATCCCGTGGCCGCCGCGCGCTGGCAGTCCGTGGCGCCCGCGGCGTCGCCCTGGCTGCATGAGGAGGTGGCGCGCCGCATGCAGGAGCGGCTGCAGTGGATCCGCCAGGCGCCCGCCGCCTGGTGCCACTGGGAGCCGGTGCGCGGCGGACTGGAAAGCCATGCCCTGGTGGCGCAGCGCTACCCGCAGGCGGCGTGCGCCGTGTACGAACACCCGGCGCGCGAGGCCGCGGCGCGCGAGGCCCTGGGTGCCCGGTGGTGGGCGCGCTGGCGCACGGCGGCGGCGCGCTTCGGCCTGCCCGATGCGGCCAGCGTGCAGATGCTCTGGTCCAACATGGCGCTGCACACGGCGGCCGATCCGCAGGCGCTGATCGCCCAGTGGCACCGCGCCATCGCCGTGGATGGCTTCCTCATGTTCTCCTGCCTGGGGCCGGACACCGTGCGCGAGCTGCATGCGCTGTACCGCGACCTGGGCTGGCCGCCCGCGGGCCATGCGCTGACCGACATGCACGACTGGGGCGACATGCTGGTGCAGGGCGGGTTTGCCGAGCCGGTGGTGGACATGGAGCGCATCACGCTGACGTTCGCCACGCCGCAGCGGGCGCTGCAGGAGCTGCGTGAGCTGGGGGTGAACCTGCACCCGCAGCGTTTCGCCGGGTTGCGCGGCCGGGGCTGGCGCGCGCGGCTGGAGCAGGCCATGGCGCAGCGCCTGGCGAGCCCGCGGCACGACGGGCAGATCGCGCTCACCTTCGAGGTCGTCTACGGCCACGCCTTCAAGCCCGCGCCCCGGGTGCGCGTGGAGGCGAGCAGCGCCATTTCGCTGCAGGACATGCGCGCCATGCTGCGCGAGCGCACCTAG
- a CDS encoding SURF1 family protein: MLRTVSPRWRFALVTAAALAGVLATASLGFWQLDRAAQKEALQAAMDARARQDAADGAPAIEALAPPDRLHRAVHLQGRWQAEHTVYLDNRQMQGRPGFYVLTPLRLEPGPGVVLVQRGWIARDFQERTRLAPVETPTGLVRIAGRVAAAPSRLYDFAPAAAEPGSSPIRQNLDLDAFRARTGLDLAPWTVVQTGAPSEGLLRDWPSVGPGVHKHYGYAFQWFGLCGLMALLYVWFQFVRRT; the protein is encoded by the coding sequence ATGCTTCGCACCGTCTCTCCGCGCTGGCGCTTTGCTCTGGTCACGGCCGCTGCCCTGGCGGGGGTGCTGGCCACGGCGTCCCTGGGGTTCTGGCAGCTCGACCGGGCCGCGCAGAAGGAGGCGCTGCAAGCGGCCATGGACGCGCGGGCGCGGCAGGACGCCGCCGATGGCGCGCCCGCCATCGAGGCGCTGGCGCCGCCCGATCGCCTGCATCGCGCCGTGCACCTGCAGGGCCGCTGGCAGGCAGAACACACGGTGTACCTGGACAACCGGCAGATGCAGGGGCGGCCCGGCTTCTACGTGCTCACGCCGCTGCGGCTCGAGCCCGGCCCCGGCGTGGTGCTGGTCCAGCGCGGCTGGATTGCGCGCGACTTCCAGGAGCGCACGCGCCTGGCGCCGGTGGAAACGCCCACAGGCCTGGTGCGCATCGCCGGGCGCGTGGCCGCCGCGCCTTCGCGCCTGTACGACTTCGCGCCCGCCGCGGCTGAGCCAGGGTCTTCGCCCATCCGGCAGAATCTCGACCTCGACGCCTTCCGCGCCCGCACCGGGCTGGACCTGGCACCCTGGACCGTCGTGCAGACGGGCGCGCCCAGCGAAGGGCTGCTGCGCGACTGGCCGTCCGTGGGGCCGGGCGTGCACAAGCACTACGGCTACGCATTCCAATGGTTCGGGCTTTGCGGCCTGATGGCACTGCTTTATGTCTGGTTCCAATTCGTCCGACGCACTTGA
- the ctaD gene encoding cytochrome c oxidase subunit I produces MSAVLDTHGHADAHHPAPTGWRRWLYATNHKDIGTLYMLFAFTMLMVGGVLAMLIRAELFQPGLQIVNPEMFNQLTTMHGIIMVFGAIMPAFVGFANWMIPLQIGASDMAFARMNNFSFWLMVPAALLLVGSFFLPGGAPAAGWTLYAPLSLQMGPSMDAAIFSLHILGASSIMGAINIIVTILNMRAPGMTLMKMPMFCWTWLITAYLLIAVMPVLAGAITMTLTDRHFGTSFFSAAGGGDPVMYQHIFWFFGHPEVYIMILPAFGIISQVVPVFSRKKLFGYASMVYATSSIAILSFIVWAHHMFTTGMPVTGQLFFMYATMLISVPTGVKVFNWVATMWRGSMTFETPMLFAVGFIFVFSIGGFTGLILAMAPLDIQLQDTYYVVAHFHYVLVAGSLFALFSGAYYWLPKWTGVMYSETRGRIHFWGSLITFNVTFFPMHFLGLAGMPRRYADYPMQFADFNMVASIGGLGFGLMQVYFFLAIILPAMRGRGPKAPQSPWEGAEGLEWEVPSPAPAHTFVTPPRLDASATRVIG; encoded by the coding sequence ATGAGCGCAGTTCTGGACACCCATGGCCACGCGGACGCGCACCACCCTGCGCCCACGGGCTGGCGCCGCTGGCTCTACGCCACCAACCACAAGGACATCGGCACGCTGTACATGCTGTTCGCCTTCACCATGCTGATGGTGGGCGGCGTGCTGGCCATGCTGATCCGCGCCGAGCTGTTCCAGCCGGGGCTGCAGATCGTCAACCCCGAGATGTTCAACCAGCTCACCACCATGCACGGCATCATCATGGTGTTCGGGGCCATCATGCCGGCCTTCGTGGGCTTCGCGAACTGGATGATTCCGCTGCAGATCGGCGCGTCCGACATGGCGTTCGCGCGCATGAACAACTTCAGCTTCTGGCTCATGGTGCCGGCGGCGCTGCTGCTGGTGGGCTCGTTCTTCCTGCCCGGCGGCGCGCCAGCGGCGGGCTGGACGCTGTACGCGCCGCTGTCGCTGCAGATGGGCCCGTCGATGGACGCGGCCATCTTCTCGCTGCACATCCTCGGGGCCAGCTCCATCATGGGGGCGATCAACATCATCGTCACCATCCTGAACATGCGCGCGCCGGGCATGACGCTGATGAAGATGCCCATGTTCTGCTGGACCTGGCTCATCACCGCCTACCTGCTGATCGCCGTCATGCCGGTGCTGGCGGGCGCCATCACCATGACGCTGACCGACCGCCACTTCGGCACCAGCTTCTTCAGCGCCGCGGGCGGGGGCGACCCGGTGATGTACCAGCACATCTTCTGGTTCTTCGGCCACCCCGAGGTGTACATCATGATCCTGCCGGCCTTCGGCATCATCAGCCAGGTGGTGCCGGTGTTCAGCCGCAAGAAGCTGTTCGGCTACGCCTCCATGGTGTACGCCACCTCGTCCATCGCCATCCTGTCGTTCATCGTCTGGGCGCACCACATGTTCACCACCGGCATGCCGGTGACGGGGCAACTGTTCTTCATGTACGCCACCATGCTGATCTCCGTGCCCACGGGCGTGAAGGTGTTCAACTGGGTGGCCACCATGTGGCGCGGCTCGATGACGTTCGAGACGCCCATGCTGTTCGCCGTGGGCTTCATCTTCGTGTTCTCCATCGGCGGCTTCACCGGGCTGATCCTGGCCATGGCGCCGCTGGACATCCAACTGCAGGACACCTACTACGTGGTGGCGCATTTCCACTACGTGCTGGTGGCGGGTTCGCTGTTCGCGCTGTTCTCGGGCGCCTACTACTGGCTGCCGAAGTGGACGGGCGTGATGTACAGCGAGACGCGCGGGCGCATCCATTTCTGGGGCTCGCTCATCACCTTCAACGTCACTTTCTTCCCCATGCACTTCCTGGGGCTGGCGGGCATGCCGCGCCGCTATGCCGACTACCCCATGCAGTTTGCCGACTTCAACATGGTGGCTTCCATTGGTGGCCTGGGCTTCGGGCTGATGCAGGTGTATTTCTTCCTCGCCATCATCCTGCCCGCCATGCGCGGGCGCGGGCCGAAGGCGCCGCAAAGCCCGTGGGAGGGCGCCGAGGGGCTGGAGTGGGAAGTGCCATCGCCCGCGCCCGCGCACACCTTCGTCACCCCGCCCAGGCTTGATGCCAGCGCCACGCGCGTGATCGGCTGA
- a CDS encoding COX15/CtaA family protein codes for MDTPPLYDLAPLARLMLLGAAIALAPLAWVHWRSRHHAPHDAPVRRWQALALLTLFLTFDLVLFGAFTRLTDSGLGCPDWPGCYGHASPVGAQPQIAAAQQALPSGPVTHGKAWVEMVHRYLATAVGVLIIALTVGAWRQRKRGGPDAPSPWWATATLVWVCLQGAFGALTVTMKLFPAIVTLHLLGGVVLLVLLCVQAVRQAQRVQGVAPVPVACGLRAALWLCAALLAGQIALGGWVSTNYAVLACSSFPQCQGSWWPEMAWHEAFVLWRPLGLLPDGSHLPFAALTAIHYAHRLAAYAVLAALLLLAWRLGRVPALRPQRRWLAGLALLQLATGLSNVVLGWPLLAAVLHTGGAAALALVLAWTLCASRAAPVSLAPAGANRVPA; via the coding sequence ATGGACACCCCGCCGCTGTACGACCTGGCGCCGCTGGCGCGCCTGATGCTGCTGGGCGCGGCCATCGCGCTCGCGCCGCTGGCCTGGGTGCACTGGCGCAGCCGCCACCATGCGCCGCACGATGCGCCAGTGCGGCGCTGGCAGGCGCTGGCCCTGCTCACGCTGTTCCTCACCTTCGACCTGGTGCTGTTCGGCGCCTTCACGCGCTTGACCGACTCGGGCCTGGGCTGCCCCGACTGGCCCGGCTGCTATGGCCACGCCAGCCCGGTTGGCGCCCAGCCGCAGATCGCCGCCGCCCAGCAGGCCCTGCCGTCCGGCCCGGTCACGCACGGCAAGGCCTGGGTGGAGATGGTGCACCGCTACCTGGCCACGGCGGTGGGCGTGCTCATCATCGCGCTCACCGTGGGTGCCTGGCGCCAGCGCAAGCGCGGCGGGCCGGATGCGCCCAGCCCCTGGTGGGCCACGGCCACCCTGGTGTGGGTGTGCCTGCAGGGCGCCTTTGGCGCGCTCACCGTGACCATGAAGCTGTTTCCCGCCATCGTCACCCTGCACCTGCTCGGTGGCGTGGTGCTGCTGGTGCTGCTGTGCGTGCAGGCCGTGCGCCAGGCGCAACGTGTTCAGGGCGTGGCACCCGTGCCGGTGGCGTGCGGCCTGCGCGCGGCGCTGTGGCTGTGCGCTGCTCTGCTGGCCGGGCAGATCGCGCTGGGCGGCTGGGTCAGCACCAACTACGCGGTGCTGGCCTGCAGCAGCTTCCCGCAGTGCCAGGGCAGCTGGTGGCCCGAGATGGCGTGGCACGAGGCCTTCGTGCTGTGGCGCCCGCTGGGCCTGCTGCCCGATGGCAGCCATCTGCCGTTCGCCGCGCTCACGGCCATCCACTACGCGCACCGGCTGGCCGCCTATGCCGTGCTGGCGGCGCTGCTGCTGCTGGCCTGGCGGCTGGGGCGCGTGCCCGCGCTGCGGCCGCAGCGGCGCTGGCTGGCCGGCCTGGCGCTGCTGCAGCTCGCCACCGGGCTGTCCAACGTCGTGCTCGGCTGGCCGCTGCTGGCCGCCGTGCTGCATACCGGGGGCGCCGCGGCCCTGGCCCTGGTGCTGGCCTGGACGCTGTGCGCCAGCCGCGCGGCCCCCGTTTCCCTTGCGCCTGCGGGCGCGAACCGAGTTCCTGCATGA
- a CDS encoding ComF family protein yields MPHPWLQGISQALRTVPSQCAVCHAWPAQRLCDDCVRRFARQRPRCRTCALAVPEGVAHCGACLRHPNGLDACHAAVDYGYPWSGVLQAFKFHGDPGWAGTLATLLRSTPWVEPALEAAELVLPIPLAPQRLRTRGFNQALLLAQALAPARVQAGLLLRLHDTPAQSGLDRARRLRNLARAFAVEPLRAAQLAGRQVLLVDDVMTTGATLQAAAAVLRQAGAARVAALVLARTPQD; encoded by the coding sequence ATGCCCCACCCATGGCTGCAAGGGATTTCGCAGGCCCTGCGCACAGTGCCCAGCCAGTGCGCCGTTTGCCACGCCTGGCCCGCGCAGCGCCTGTGCGACGACTGCGTGCGGCGCTTCGCCCGCCAGCGCCCGCGCTGCCGCACCTGCGCCCTGGCCGTTCCCGAAGGCGTGGCGCACTGCGGCGCCTGCCTGCGCCACCCCAACGGGCTGGACGCCTGCCACGCCGCCGTGGACTACGGCTACCCATGGTCCGGCGTGCTCCAGGCGTTCAAGTTCCATGGCGACCCGGGCTGGGCCGGCACCCTGGCGACCCTGCTGCGCAGCACGCCCTGGGTCGAGCCCGCGCTGGAGGCCGCCGAACTGGTGCTGCCCATCCCCCTGGCACCGCAGCGCCTGCGCACGCGCGGCTTCAACCAGGCCCTGCTGCTGGCACAGGCGCTCGCGCCCGCGCGGGTGCAGGCCGGCCTGCTGCTGCGCCTGCACGACACCCCGGCCCAGAGCGGCCTGGACCGCGCCCGGCGCCTGCGCAACCTGGCGCGCGCCTTCGCCGTGGAGCCGCTGCGCGCCGCGCAGCTGGCCGGGCGGCAGGTGCTGCTGGTCGATGACGTGATGACCACCGGCGCCACGCTGCAGGCCGCCGCCGCCGTGCTGCGCCAGGCCGGCGCGGCGCGCGTTGCCGCGCTGGTGCTGGCGCGCACCCCGCAGGATTGA
- a CDS encoding SCO family protein, translating to MLKRDALRLIAGSALSMGAAAILAACSEKKAQFRGVDVTGADYARDLPLPDHNGQMRSLQDFRGKAVVVFFGYTQCPDVCPTSLQELVEAKQLLGAEGERLQGIFVTVDPERDTAEMLKSYMGSFDPSFLALRGSPEQLAAVAKDFKVYYKRVEGKTPTSYTMDHSAGSYVYDPAGRLRVYHRYGSGPQALAEDVRTLLRETP from the coding sequence ATGCTCAAACGCGATGCTCTTAGATTGATAGCTGGTAGCGCTTTATCCATGGGCGCTGCAGCCATTTTGGCTGCATGTTCGGAAAAGAAGGCGCAGTTCCGCGGCGTGGACGTGACGGGCGCGGACTACGCCCGCGACCTGCCGCTGCCCGACCACAACGGCCAGATGCGCAGCCTCCAGGACTTCCGCGGCAAGGCCGTGGTGGTGTTCTTCGGCTACACGCAGTGCCCCGACGTATGCCCCACCTCGCTGCAGGAACTGGTGGAGGCCAAGCAACTGCTGGGCGCCGAGGGGGAGCGGCTGCAGGGCATTTTCGTCACCGTGGACCCCGAGCGCGACACCGCCGAAATGCTCAAGTCCTACATGGGCAGCTTCGACCCGAGCTTCCTGGCGCTGCGCGGCTCGCCCGAGCAGCTCGCTGCGGTGGCCAAGGACTTCAAGGTCTACTACAAGCGCGTCGAGGGCAAGACGCCCACCAGCTACACCATGGACCACTCGGCCGGCAGCTACGTCTACGACCCGGCCGGGCGGCTGCGCGTGTACCACCGCTACGGCAGCGGCCCGCAGGCACTGGCCGAGGACGTGCGCACGCTGCTGCGCGAGACGCCGTAA
- the rpoH gene encoding RNA polymerase sigma factor RpoH, translating into MAAVSAPAATALAPANPWALVPPLGNLDAYISAVNRLPLLTPEEEQDYARRLKEHNDLDAAGRLVMSHLRLVVSISRQYLGYGLPQGDLIQEGNVGLMKAVKRFDPDQGVRLVSYAMHWIKAEIHEYILKNWRMVKVATTKAQRKLFFNLRSMKQGFKAEALDAGAHRESLSEHEIDLVAEQLNVKREEVIEMETRLAGGDVLLDPSPSDDGEQAYGPIAYLSDKAHEPTAMIESRQRDMLATDGIAQALAGLDERSRHIVQERWLKVNDDGSGGMTLHELAAVYGVSAERIRQIEVAAMKKMKKSLAEYA; encoded by the coding sequence ATGGCCGCTGTCTCCGCTCCCGCCGCGACCGCCCTGGCGCCTGCCAATCCCTGGGCGCTGGTGCCCCCGCTGGGCAACCTCGACGCCTACATCTCGGCCGTCAACCGGCTGCCACTGCTCACCCCCGAGGAGGAGCAGGACTACGCGCGCCGCCTCAAGGAGCACAACGACCTGGACGCGGCCGGGCGCCTGGTGATGTCGCACCTGCGCCTGGTGGTGTCGATCTCGCGCCAGTACCTGGGCTACGGCCTGCCGCAGGGCGACCTGATCCAGGAAGGCAACGTGGGGCTGATGAAGGCCGTCAAGCGCTTCGACCCCGACCAGGGCGTGCGCCTGGTGAGCTACGCCATGCACTGGATCAAGGCCGAGATCCACGAATACATCCTGAAGAACTGGCGCATGGTCAAGGTGGCCACCACCAAGGCGCAGCGCAAGCTGTTCTTCAACCTGCGCTCGATGAAGCAGGGCTTCAAGGCCGAGGCGCTGGACGCCGGCGCGCACCGCGAGAGCCTGTCGGAGCACGAGATCGACCTGGTGGCCGAGCAGCTCAACGTCAAGCGCGAGGAAGTCATCGAGATGGAAACGCGCCTGGCCGGCGGCGACGTGCTGCTGGACCCGAGCCCCTCGGACGACGGCGAGCAGGCCTACGGCCCCATCGCCTACCTGTCGGACAAGGCGCACGAGCCGACGGCGATGATCGAGTCGCGCCAGCGCGACATGCTGGCCACCGACGGCATCGCCCAGGCGCTGGCCGGCCTGGACGAGCGCAGCCGCCACATCGTGCAGGAGCGCTGGCTGAAGGTGAACGATGACGGCTCCGGCGGCATGACGCTGCACGAGCTGGCCGCCGTGTACGGCGTGAGCGCCGAGCGCATCCGCCAGATCGAGGTGGCCGCGATGAAGAAGATGAAAAAGTCGCTGGCCGAGTACGCCTGA